In Streptomyces sclerotialus, the DNA window GACCGAGTTGGGCGCCACACCGCCGGTCGACCGCTACCTGAAGGAGTGGGGCCTCAGGGACCGGGTCGAGCCACGGGCCCTGAAGGCCTGGACGGACGGCCAGGGCCGGCTCCGGGCCTTCCCCTGGACGGGCTTCACCTGGCCGGTGCTGGTCAACAGCAAGCTCCTGCACAAGGCCGGGATCGAGAGAGCCCCGCGCACCCTGCCGGAGCTGCGTGCGGCACTCAAGGCGCTGAAGGCCGAGCGGATACCGGCCATGACCATCGGCGGCAACGACTGGTCGGGGCAGAAGTTCCTGATGCAGGTGATGCAGGGGTACATGGAGCCGGCGGTGGCCAAGCGGGTGTTCAGCAAGGGCGGTTACTGCGCCGAGCCACAGGCCAGGAAGGGGCTGCGGCTCTTCGGGGAGCTGCGGGACGCCGGGCTGTTCGTCAAGGGCGCCCAGGGCCTGAACGCCGACCAGATGAACGCCGACTACCTGGAGGAACGCGCCGCGATGATGCCGGCCATCTCCTCCACCATCGCCGCGGTCCCCGCTCCGCTGGCCCGGCACACCGAGATCACGGGTTTTCCCGTCCCGTCCGACGGCACCTACGACAAGCCCACCGTCTACAACGGCGCGACCTCGACGGGCATCTGGCTCACCCCGAACGGGGCCGAGAAGCCGGACCTCAGCGAGAAGTTCGTGACGTTCCTCTACCGCAAGGACGTGGTGCAGAAGTTCATCGACAAGTCCGGTTACGTGATGACCCTGCGCGGCCAGCGGCCTTCCGAGGAACGTCCGCTGGTGAGCGAGTCGTCGCGGGTCACGCACGGCGACACCGTCAGCGAGGCCGTCATGCCGGACGACTACGTGCCCGCCGCGGTCTCCACTCCGCTCAACCGCGCCACCTCCCTCGCCTACACCCGGGGCACCGGCGTGCAGGCGATGTGCAAGGCCCTCGACACCGCCTACCGCAGCTGACCGGAGTGAGCCACGATGACTCTGACAACGATGTCTGATTCTCCCGCGCCCGTGACCCGCCCCAGATCCCGCCCCGGCCGGCCCACCCGCCGCACCCCGCGCACCACCGTGATGGCCGCGCCCGCGCTGCTCTGGTACGCCGTCTTCATGATCGGGCCGATCGGGGCCATCTTCGTCATCTCCGTACTGCGCTGGCCCGGCATGCTCGCCGAGACCGGCTTCGCCGGGCTCGACAACTACCGCGCCGTACTGGGCGACAGCCTCTTCTGGCAGGCAGCCCGCAACAGCGCCGTCCAGCTCGTCATCGCCGTTCCCGTCATGATCGTCGGCGCGTTCATGCTGGGCTACTTCCTCTCCACCAAGCCCCGCGGCTACCGCGTCCTGAAGGTCGTCATCTTCACCCCGGCGCTCATCTCCGCCTCCGCCAAGGCCATGATCTTCTGGGGCATGTTCGCGCCCCAGGGCGTGATCAACAAGCTGCTGGGCGGCGTCGGCCTCGCCTCCCTCCAGCACGCCTGGATCGCCGACACCGCCACCGCGTTCGGCTGCATCATCGCCATCGACATCTGGGCCGGCATCGGCTACACCGCCACCCTGTACGCGGCCCGCCTGGACGCCCTGCCCAGCTCCGTCCACGAGGCCGCCGAGATCGACGGCGCCGGACACTGGCGCCGTATGTGGGGCATCGCCTACCCCATGGTGCGCGACTACGTCGGCGTCACCGTGATGCTGCAGTTCCTGTGGACGCTGTTCACCTCGGCCCAGAACGTCCTGCTGCTCACCCAGGGCGGCCCCGGCAACAGCTCGACCAACCTGTCCTTCCTCGTCTACCAGAAGGCCTTCGTCCAGTCCGACCTCGGCTACAGCCAGGCCGCCGGCGTCCTGCTGTTCGCCGTCGGGCTGGCGGGGATGCTGGTGATCCGCCGCGCCTTCCGGCAGTCCTACTGACCTAGGGATCCCGTCATGACAACGCTCCCCGCATCCCCCCGTACCGGCCGCCTGCGGAGCAGAAGTCCACGCCGCAGGTTCGGCGTCGGCCGCGCCGTCTCCTACCTGGGGGCCTGGTCCTACGCCCTCATGCTGCTCCTGCCCCTGTACTACCTGCTGGTCTCCTCGTTCAAGGACAACGGCGACATCTTCGCCGCTCCCCTGGGCCTGCCCGACTCGCTGTCGCTGCGGAAGTTCGCCACCTCCGTCCACGACGCCCGCCTCGACCTGGCCGT includes these proteins:
- a CDS encoding carbohydrate ABC transporter permease, which codes for MTLTTMSDSPAPVTRPRSRPGRPTRRTPRTTVMAAPALLWYAVFMIGPIGAIFVISVLRWPGMLAETGFAGLDNYRAVLGDSLFWQAARNSAVQLVIAVPVMIVGAFMLGYFLSTKPRGYRVLKVVIFTPALISASAKAMIFWGMFAPQGVINKLLGGVGLASLQHAWIADTATAFGCIIAIDIWAGIGYTATLYAARLDALPSSVHEAAEIDGAGHWRRMWGIAYPMVRDYVGVTVMLQFLWTLFTSAQNVLLLTQGGPGNSSTNLSFLVYQKAFVQSDLGYSQAAGVLLFAVGLAGMLVIRRAFRQSY
- a CDS encoding ABC transporter substrate-binding protein; its protein translation is MKRWRNLAAGAAAIVLVAACTGCGGPLDPKTGDPDTLVVHSRFAPGTYGADTYSSVVAQFERENPGVHIKNLYNGDDIFNSFETARLAGKEADILLINLYDKAYSWTELGATPPVDRYLKEWGLRDRVEPRALKAWTDGQGRLRAFPWTGFTWPVLVNSKLLHKAGIERAPRTLPELRAALKALKAERIPAMTIGGNDWSGQKFLMQVMQGYMEPAVAKRVFSKGGYCAEPQARKGLRLFGELRDAGLFVKGAQGLNADQMNADYLEERAAMMPAISSTIAAVPAPLARHTEITGFPVPSDGTYDKPTVYNGATSTGIWLTPNGAEKPDLSEKFVTFLYRKDVVQKFIDKSGYVMTLRGQRPSEERPLVSESSRVTHGDTVSEAVMPDDYVPAAVSTPLNRATSLAYTRGTGVQAMCKALDTAYRS